The DNA sequence CTATCCCCACCATTATGGCCTTCACGTCGGTGTCGTCCGCGCCGTTGAGTACGCGGGTGTCGTGGTATGGGTTCGTCAGGCGGTCGACGTCAAAGTCGGGCTTGGCGTCGTCGGTCAAACCTTCGTACGTTCGGCGTTCTTTGGCCAGGTACGCCAAGACGCCGTCCTCGCCGCGGGGGTCGTTGGCCCGGCCGACGGCCAACGCGCGGTCGAAAAATTCGCGCAGCTTCAAAGAACGTTCACCTTCCTTTATCCTTCAAAAGTCACTTCGGTCAAAGGCCGCGCGTCACGATTCGCTTCGTCCACTTGGAGTTCCGCAAACCCCAGACGAGGGCCGATGCCGGATTGTCGAGGGAAGCCGCGTATACGGCGGCCGCGCGTATGCCGCGGCCCGCGTAACCGCCCGACAGGGCCGTTCGGGCCAGCGTCTTCAGGATACCGAATTCCCCGGCGGTAGACGCTCCGTCGAAGAAAAACCGCGCCATCGCGAGAACGAACTGCGTCGCTCGCAGCGCCCCCCACCGCCGGGCCAAAAGCCAATAGCGGGGCCACGAAACGCGGCCCGCAAGCAAGAGCGCTTCGTAATAGTCGAGCAACTGCAACGAAAAGAAATGGTTTTGGTGGTGACACACCGATACCAATAAACGGAACTCGTCCGTCACGGCTTCGGGGTTGCGAACGAAGTCCGACGACGACGCCCGACGCGGCGGGGCGGCCGCGGCCGGACTCCAATGCAAATCAACGGCCTCGCCGCTCCGTAAAAAGGTACTGCCCGGCCACCAAGGCGGTCGCCGCGCTATAGGCACGAACCCCTCGCG is a window from the bacterium genome containing:
- a CDS encoding nucleotidyltransferase family protein, whose product is MIGIPARRLVARALDGNAVDVGALVAARRACGSWSRLADILNEERLAPLLAYRLRGRDFPADDDFKENLRSLVPEVLAANLIRRKLYEEFRDKFAAAGVPALPIKGVDVAFAVYPSPACRPMTDVDVLVSPDSIEAAANILEREGFVPIARRPPWWPGSTFLRSGEAVDLHWSPAAAAPPRRASSSDFVRNPEAVTDEFRLLVSVCHHQNHFFSLQLLDYYEALLLAGRVSWPRYWLLARRWGALRATQFVLAMARFFFDGASTAGEFGILKTLARTALSGGYAGRGIRAAAVYAASLDNPASALVWGLRNSKWTKRIVTRGL